The Rhizophagus irregularis chromosome 2, complete sequence genome contains a region encoding:
- a CDS encoding uncharacterized protein (SECRETED:cutsite_VVS-QV; SECRETED:prob_0.3853); SECRETED:SignalP(1-20): MNSFKYILLFILLNVAIVVSQVSILLLGDSLTVGYTQRNQTYHPYAIQLKKDFEKASIQADIVVNGQSGDRVVDGRFERRLRESLKQQAAKGKSFDWVVILGGTNDCFNRYKSDKIFAALKNLYLICESSGANVLALTILDFNNDEHEPTRLQINDLIRNYTDPKVTPFDIASKIPNNSTYYQPDGIHLTPYGYDTMGDLIFLTFLV; this comes from the exons atgaattcatttaagtatattttattattcattttgttAAACGTTGCGATTGTTGTTTCTCAAGTTTCAATCCTTTTATTAGGAGATTCTTTGACAGTAGGATATACTCAGCGCAATCAAACATATCATCCTTATGCGATTCAACTGAAGAAAGATTTTGAGAAAGCTTCAATACAAGCTgac atagttGTAAACGGACAATCAGGAGATCGCGTAGTAGATGGAAGATTCGAAAGACGTCTTCGTGAATCTTTAAAGCAACAAGCTGCAAAGGGAAAATCTTTCGATTGGGTTGTCATATTAGGAG GGACAAATGATTGTTTTAACCGCtataaatctgataaaatatttgctgcattaaaaaatctttatcttATTTGTGAAAGTAGTGGTGCAAATGTATTAGCTTTAACTATtctagattttaataat gATGAGCATGAACCGACAAGActtcaaataaatgatttgaTAAG aaactATACAGATCCTAAAGTAACACCGTTTGATATAGCAAGTAAAATTCCTAATAACTCAACGTATTATCAACCTGATGGTATTCATTTAACACCTTACGGTTATGATACCATGggagatttgatttttttaacttttttagtATAG
- a CDS encoding uncharacterized protein (SECRETED:cutsite_TNA-AI; SECRETED:prob_0.8599); SECRETED:SignalP(1-19), which produces MVKVSSLFFIFAAIASTNAAILRRQSPKNGLSVTIESIDLYCSFLPKEAGGNIGASESDAITFCTQENPPNAPGAKLFPAGFLKTAHFLKTEKYVQVTGTIDGSAYGLSSSDGGGQYDNQGDGSPPGALCTGYEKFVNLVEPDIGLFCIRCCTDPSDCNTGESTEGCQKIIPGNYT; this is translated from the coding sequence ATGGTGAAGGtatcttctctttttttcattttcgcGGCTATTGCATCCACAAATGCCGCCATTTTACGTCGCCAATCGCCTAAAAATGGTCTCAGCGTAACAATAGAGAGTATAGATCTCTACTGTTCGTTTCTTCCAAAAGAAGCCGGTGGAAATATTGGTGCAAGCGAAAGTGATGCTATCACATTCTGCACTCAAGAAAACCCTCCCAATGCACCGGGCGCCAAGCTTTTCCCTGCAGGATTCCTTAAGACAGCGCATTTTCTTAAAACAGAGAAGTACGTCCAAGTCACTGGCACCATTGACGGTTCTGCGTACGGATTGAGCTCAAGTGATGGAGGTGGCCAATATGATAATCAAGGCGATGGTTCCCCTCCTGGTGCATTATGCACAGGTTATGAGAAATTTGTGAATCTTGTCGAGCCTGATATTGGCTTATTCTGTATTCGTTGTTGTACTGATCCTTCCGATTGCAATACTGGAGAAAGTACTGAGGGATGTCAGAAAATCATCCCTGGTAATTACACTTGA